CATGGCCGCAGCAATGGGCCGCGCCGGTCAACGGATCGGCATCCGGATGCCCCGCGCAAATCACTGCATCCATTTCGCCGAGCACCGCAACCGTCTGCTTCGACTGCCTCCCCTTCAAGCGTCCCTTTACGCCAGTGACCGCTAAGCCCGTTTCATGCGCAATCCCAAGACTGCGAAACAACGCCGCTACCTTAGCGGCTGTTTTTGTCTCTTTAAAGCCAAGCTCCGGTTCCTGATAAATTGCGTTCCGTAATTGCATGATATCACTGCGTCTGTCTGCAATCGCTTGACAGACCTTGCTTTTCAATTCTTCTTTTGTCATTTTTACCTCCCCAGTCCGTCATCCATTCTCCGGCTTACTTGATTACTCCTTCCCAACGCAGCGTAAATTGTGCAATCAGCGTGGCAAAGAGGAACGTCCCCGCACACACCGCCAGCGCGACCGGAACGATGCGCCATGACAATTTTTTAAACAATTCCATATCCTTGCCCAACGACAAACCGGCATACGCCAGAATCGGCGTTGCAATCGCCAAGAACTGTACCTTCTTCGTCACATCGATGATCCAGGCACTGCCGGGAAAAACCGGCAATGAAGCAATAACCGCGACAATTGAGACCCAAAACACCATCGGCAATCTTTTCAAAACCGGCAACTGACTTAGGATCGCGCCGATAAGCCCCAGTCCAATAATGACAGCAACGCCAACTAGCGAACTGGCCCAGTCGATCTTATAGCCGATCCAATTGGCCAGCGCTACAAAGAGTCCCGTCAGCAAAAATGTTCCCGCCAAATCCATCAACTTGTTCATCATGCTACCTCCCGACCAGCAGCTTTGCGCCCCGCCAGTTTATTCAGCAAAACATATAGCCGATTGGCAATCGGCAACGACAGGAACAGGCTTACATAGATGCCCAATATCGTCGACATCAAATTAGCAGCACCGGCATACGCTCTGATTTGCTGCTCCTGTTCAGGATATATCGCAATAATAGAGCCCACCGAAGCGGCCATCATGCTGCCGCTGCCGATTCCCGCCCCCATGGCCAACGCATAGGGATGAAACAAATCAAGCTTTGCAACCGCGCCAGCCAAAACCGCCATCCAAACCGCGCCGAACAGCGTACCGCACACATACATCGCCATAACGCCGCGCCCTTCCGGCGAATCAAGTCCATATTTTTCCGCAATAATGGCAATGTTCGGTTCCCGAGCAATTGAATAGGTCGCTCCGACCGCTTCGCGCCCCATGTTCAGCAAGACGGCAATCGGCAAGCCCAGCAATACCGTTCCTAAGAAATGGCCTATTTCCTGGAGCAGCAACGCACCTTTGGAATGCAGCAGCATCGAAATATTCGGCCCGATATCAAGACCGATCTTCACCAACAGCAACATCATCGCCATCGGCAAAATAGCCGCCGCCCTCTCCATTTGCGACCGCGTCAACAGATTAAGCCGCGGATAACTCACCACGCCGCCCAAAACCATCGCATGCAATAGCGGCAACAAAATCAGTAGACCATACTTGATCATGCCAATTTTTTCCGCAGCAACAACAATTAACAATACAAATAGATGTAGTTTTATTTTACGAAAAAAATCCATTCCTTTTTCCTCCTGTCAGCTATTTCAATTTTTCGCATTCACACCCGACTCGTTCGACTAGCCTCCTTTTATTATTTAGTGAACACTAATGGAACTTTTCCACAATTAAATAATATGGGCCAACCGCATCTTTGTCAATCGTTTTTGCGTCATCTTTACACGACACGTCTTGTCGAAAAGAACTTTTGTCATTAAAAAGCAGTTGCTGTAAAAGTTTCCTTTCACAGCAACTGCTTTAACCTGGGAGTCGATAGATTTTGCTGGGTCTTCCGCGCGAAGGCGCAGCTTCCTCACCTTCAACTTCGATCAGGCCCACATTCTGCAGACCTGATACGATACGCCTGACATTGCGCTCCGTCACCGACAACTGCGCTGCCAATTGGGAGACCGTAAAACGTAACCAGCCAAGCCGACGGATTGTACTTTCGATTTTACGATACGTCTTGATGCCAACTTCAGCTTGATGGAGTTTGGCTAGCAACGCTTCATCATTGCTCTGATAATCATAGCGAACGCTCTGTTCTTCCATAGCTTCGACAATAACGCCGTCATCCTGAACAATGATAATTTGCCTCGCCTCGCTGCCCCGTGCATTATGCAAACCACGATTGGCGTTGATTTCCGCGGCAAAAACGGTTCCGGCAAACCCGATTCCCGCTGCAATGGGAACATCAAACGCCAGAACCTCGGCCATTTCATCAATTACCGCACGCAGCATCGCAAGCTCCTGCTCCACTGCGCCGCGCGAACTGAAGATTTCATAGACGCCCAGCCCTTTTTCCAATAGATAGCCGTCGACTTTCTGGCAAAAGGGCAATAGTACCTGCTTCAACTTTAGTTCGGCATACTGCAAGGCATACGGCGTTTTCGATTTTGCAGCAACTTCGTCATAACGTCCGATTTCTAACAAGATCGAGGCCACTTGCGTATTTTTAAAATAAGAAGAGCGCACCTTTTCAACAATCATTTGTAACGACTGCTGAATTTCCTGTTTTGTTAGCGTAAGATGATAGACCGGTACGCCTTGGCGCTGCAAATGATAAAACACGCTTCGCAGCGGCGTAACGACGCCGTCAATTTTTCCCGCTTCCCATAACTGAAGATGAAAACGATTTACTTCTTCAGCATCATAATGTTGCGCATATTTCTTGATATAGACTTCATCCCAGCCCAGCCCGCTTTCTTCCAGCATATTTTCAATATCCATCGCGCCTTCAAACACATCCACCGAAAATCGCCGCAATATCCCACCATGCCGATGGGCAACCTGGAGACAAGCCATATAGAATCCTGCGCCCAGCGACTTGCAATAATCTACCGCATCATCCGCCGCCAAGTGATCCTTGGCAATCAAATACGTCACAGGCCCGGAAAAAAGCCAGCCACGCACCAGTCCTTTGTTTTTCTGCAAAATAGAGGCGATTTCACATTCATCTTCATACGGAAAAGGCACAAATTCAATGCCCGCGACATCCACCACTTGAGCAACCGACAATATTCGTTCAATCGACGGTCCTGGCCCGATTATGCCAATTCTATGCGTCATAGTCACCCTCATTCCCGCTCATTACTCACCGTCCGCTCTCACATTGCCGACAGTTTTAGTTATTCCAGAAAAAAAGACAACCTCCTGCCATTAGACAGAAGATTGCCGCCATCCGCTGTACTTTTCATTTTGCTAAAGTCTTGCTTTCTATCATTTAACTCTTTCCTCAGATTTTCATTTCACCCATCGCGTATAAAACCGCATGACCGCGCAAAGCCACTCTGTCCCCTTTATCCTCGCAATAAAGCGTCCCCCCGCGCGCTGACGCTTGACGCGCGACCAGCTTGCGCTTGTTCAATCGCTTAGACCAGAAAGGTATGATATGGCAGTGCCCAGAGCCGCAGACTGGATCTTCTTTCACGCCAAGCTTCGGGGCAAAGCTGCGCGACACGCAGTCAAATTCCGTCCCTTTTGCCGTCATGTGAACCAACAGTCCCTCTAACTCGAGTAATTTATTGGAATCGGGATTTGCATCCATGACCTGCCGCTCATTTTCCATGACGCAGAGCAAGTCGCGTCCTACATAAGCCTCCAGCGGACGGAAGTGCAGCGCTTCCGCCATTGCATCGGTAACAGCCACTGGTTTTAACTCGTAGCTCGGAAAATCGAGTTCGTACAGGTCAGCCTCTTTTCTTACGCTTAACACACCGCTCAGCGTATCGAACTGAACGCTTGTTGCATCCGGTTCGACGAAATTCGTGATGATATAAGCAGTCGCCAGCGTAGCGTGACCGCACAAATCAATTTCCTCACTTGGCGTAAACCAGCGCAAGTGATAACGACTTCCCTCTTTTACAGCAAAAGCCGTTTCCGAAAGATTGTTCTCCATTGCTATTTTCTGCATTACCCCATCCGGCAACCACTCTTCCATCACGCACACCGCAGCCGGGTTCCCTTCAAATACCTTGTCGCTAAAAGCATCGACAATATAATATCGCATCGCAGTCCCTCCTGTGCATCGACTCTATAGCGGCATTTTAACACGAAGGCTGTTTTTCAAACAATCATAGAATCGTATGACAGACAATTTGCTCTTCCAAAAAACTTCTAAGCGCTTCGACTTCACTTTATACGCTTTCCGCTTCCGTATTTTTGCGACTGTGCTCTTCTGCCGCCTCGATCGCAGCAACACCGCTTTTGCACATGACATTAATCCCTTTGACAATCGTCACGATGTTAAACGCCTCGACCAGCTCCTGCACCGTCAAGCCCGCGTCAATCGCCGCGATCGCATGCGCCTTCGCCCCGGCTGTTTCATCGTCCAGACTATCCAGTATCGTAAAGAGCAGCTCAACTGTCTTGCGCGGCAGAGCGCCCTCATTCACCGCTTGGCGCATTCCAAGATACCCTTCCAACGCCTTGGGCGTATATTTCCCCATCGCCTCTGCGAACGGCGGATTCCATTTCAGTTCTTCCCGGTAATAACGTAATAAGTCGCTCGAAGATTCTTTGTCTTTCATTTTAAGATCCTCCCTGCTTTTCATTTCGTATTCGGCCATTTATCTCTTTGCGTATTTAAGACGATAAAAAGATATCACTCTTATCTTACTGCTCATTTTTCTTGGCTGGCAAGAAATTTCCGCTTAGCTATGGTACACTTACAATGATAGTGATTTCAAGGACGTGATGATGTGATATTTTGCAAAGAACAGTCGTTATACATCAGCGGCGAATGTGAACGGTGCGGTAGCCTCCTAAAAGCGTACTGGCATCAACTCTCCGAAACGGCTGAAGGCTATAGACTTAAAACCACGCTCCAGTGCAACTGCGGCAGGCTCCACGGACATATCGAAGGCAAAGAACGTATTGCTAAGCCAAAACCCGCACGAAACACTCCGGTCAAGCGCACGTCGCGCAGCTCCCGTAGCGCTCGCAATGCACGCCCTTCACGCAAGCGGCGCGCGCAGCATGGGCCGCGCGAACTGCATGCGTCGAGCGCGGTCTATGCCGCACGTGAGGTCGCTGCGACCTCGCTCACGTCGTCGCCCGAACCGGCCAAACCGAGCGCTCGCTCCAAGCGCCTTATCATCGCAGTCGCCGCCTTATTCCTCTTCGCGGTCGGCTGGCGCATCGTCGATTGGCACTCGGCTTCTTCGACCGCGCAGTCGAGTGCCAGCGCTACGGCAGCCGCGCAGGAAGCCGAGTCGCCGAAGACAGAGCCCTCCTTGCTGCAGGAATTGGACACGCAACTCGACATTTATCAGGCGTCCGCCGCGGCTTGGGATCAGACCTTCGAGCAACTTTCCAGCGGCGAGATCAGCCGCGCCCTTGCCCATAGCCGACTGAAACTGCTGCGCAGCCGCCTGGCGCAAAACAGTCTCGAATTCTCGCGCTACGTCCCGCCAAGACAGCTGAGCAAAGAACAGCAAGACAAGCTTTATGACGCTGCGCGTAAAATGGCCAGCGCCGCCGAACGTCGCAGCGAAGCGGCCTCGGCCGCGATCGACTGGATCGATGCGCCAAACGCCGCCAACGAACAACAATTCCGCAGCGCAATCGCGGACAGCACTTCTTTCTCTCTCGCCGCGACACCTCTGATCACGCAGGTACGCGCCGAATTGCCGCCTCCGAAGAGCGCAAAAAACTGACAAACCGCCCCCGGCCAAAGCCGGAGGCGGTTCTTTTCGTTTAAGCAGCAGCCACTTTCTAAAACTTGCAAGCATTGTATTCTAGCAGAAGCGCCCCGCGCTTTTTTATGATAGCCGCGAAACATCTCTCATAGCGGCAGAAAAATATTAAATGCAGTACCGCCGTCCGGCCGAGAAGCCACTTCAATTTCTCCGCCGTGAGCCTCGACAATCCAGCGGGCAATCGGAAGCCCTAGGCCAAAACCGCCGTCGACGCGGGAACGTGTCTTATCGGCACGGTAAAATCTTTCGAAAATAAGCGGCAGGTCAGCGGCGGCAATGCCACTGCCGGTGTCCCGAACCACGATGCTTATGCCCGGAGTTTTTTTGTCTGCAGCCGCGGCGATTGACAGCGTGACGCAACCGCCCGGCGGCGTATACTTGATGCCATTGTCAAGCAGCAGAAAAAACAGCTGAGACAGTCGATCCCGATCGGCGTGAATCAGCATCTCTGACGGTGCATCCAGAACCAGTGCGATGTCTTTGGGGCGCGCGATATGCTGCAAAGAGCGTATCACATGCTCAGCCACGGGACGCAAAGCAAACTCCGTTCTCAGAATTTCCAGCGCACCGGAATCCGCACGGGCCAGCGTAAGCAGGTCGCCGACCAAACGACTCATGCGACGGACTTCATCTTTGGCATCCGCTAGGATTTGCTGGGACAGGCCGGAAATACGGCTGCCCTCCTCCTGCTCCAACACGTCCAGAGAGGCCTGGATGACGCTGAGCGGCGTGCGCAATTCGTGCGATGCGTCAGCAACGAACTGCCGCTGCGCAGCGAAGGATTTGCGGATTGGTATTAACGCCCGCCCGGCGGCGACATGGCCTGCCAGAGCGGCAACCAGCAAGAAAACCAGCGACGCCGCGCTCAAACTCTGCAGCAACAGACGCTGAAAGTGCGCATAAGCAGACAAATCTTTGGCCATAATAAGCTGCCCGGAAACACGCTCTTCACTATTGACCGGCACGCTGGCCAACATCAGCGAAAGTTCCCGCCCATCCTCCAGGGAAAATTTCACGCTCTCGGCGCGGCCAGGCAGTTGGCTGGCCGCTCGCGCCAAAATGTCGGCGCGCAGGGATGGAACGGGTTCGTTGCCGCCCAGCAATTGACCGTCCTTCGTTAGAAGATAATAAAAATTGTCGCCGCTCACGGTAACAAGCGGGGAACGTTTGCCCTTAGCCTCCGAACGCGAATGCTCGGCCTTTTCCAACAACTCGTGATAGACAAGCAATTGACGTTTGGCGAGTTCGATAGTAGCCTGCTCCTCTTCGCGTAACAGCAGCGAGGATAATCCGAAATAGAACAACAGCGCGAAGCCCAGCAATGAACAGGCGGTAAGCAGAGTATACAGCAAGGTCAGCTGGTTGCGAATGCGGCTAAACATTATATCTCCACCTTGTAGCCGATGCCGCGAACGGTCTGAATCAAAGTTGCACCGCCCGGCTCATCGATTTTTTTTCGCAACAGACGAATATAGGCATCCAGATTATTGTCGGAGACCTCGCTGCCCAGTCCCCAGATCCGGTCGAGAATCACTTCGCGCGGCAGTACCTGCCCGGAGTTTTGCACCAGAAAATCGAGAAGTTGGAATTCGCGAGCCGTAAGCTGTACTTGCCGTCCGTTGCATTCGACAGTCCGTGCGCTCCGGTTCAAGGTCAACGGCCCCCGACTGACGATTTCCTCCTGAAGCGGCGTTTCGCCGCGCCGGGTCAACGCCCTGATGCGAGCGAACAATTCGCTGAACTCGAAAGGCTTTACCAGATAGTCGTCTGCGCCAGCATCCAAGCCGGATACGCGGTCAGCAACGGCGTCTTTGGCCGTCAGCATCAGAATCGGTTTTTGATAACGTTGTTCGCGCAGCTGTCGGCAGAGCGCCGCCCCTTCCAGTACAGGTATCATCCAGTCCAGAATGATAACGTCATAGACAAAGTCTGAGGCCAGAGCAAGCGCCTCATCGCCCCGTATCGCCCACTTGACGCGATAGCCTTCGTGTTCCAGCATATGTTTGACCAGTTTTCCCAGCCGTTGATCATCTTCCACGAGCAGTATCTGCATCATAATAGCCCCTCTTTTTCAAAGAGTATCCGATTCGGAGTAAAGTCAGGCAAGCGGTCAGACCGCCGGTAACCGCATAGAGAGCCAAAACAAATTTGTTGCCGCTGTCCGAACCCAGCGTAAAGCCGTGATACAGGGCCAGCCAATAAGCGGGGAAAGCCAGATAGTGAGCATACCGCCACAGTTTTGCCCCGGATAGTTTTATTATAGCCGGAACAGTGGTGATTGCGATAGTCAGCAGGGCATAAAAAGCCAGAATGCCCAGCGCCAGCGGCCAGGAATAGGCATCTGACCAATACGGAATAAGAACGTCCGCCAGAGAAAAAGACACGTGTTTGTCAAACAAGAGAATCAAAGCGTGCAACAAAGTAAACAGCAGCAATGAATACAGTGATTTTTGGTGAAGTCTGGCCAAACGGGGGCGATGCTTTGCGTCGATGAGGCGCAGGCTCTGCAAAAGACCGCTGGCAGTAACCGTAAACAGCAGCAAATATGCAGTCAGTCCAGCTGCCCGGGCAATGTGCCAGGTGGAAAAGGCAGCCGCAACGTCAGATAACGTTAGCATTCGATTGCACCTCCCATTCCGAACAATACCAGTGTAAGTTATCGCTGCTGATTACGCGCCCGTCGCTGCGAACCGCGATAAAAGCGAGCGTAGGCTTTTTTCGCTGCAACCAGGCGAAACCCGTTTGCGATCCCAGAATCAGCAAACACTTGGCATACTGTTCCGCGCTGATAAGATCGCGGGCTAAAACCGTCACCTGCAGCAAATCCGAATCTGCCGGGCCCTGGCTGCGCGGATCGATGATATGATGTTGGTCTTTGTTTGTCCGCGTTCGCCAACGTCGCTTGACGATGCTGCTGGTGGCGATCGCGGTCGTTCCCTCGCACCACAATGCAGCAATATCGCTGCCGGAGCTGCCGGGCGAGGCCACGCCGACTCCCCAAAGTGTATGCTGCGGATGTCGCCCCCATAAAACGACGTCACCTCCGGCGTCGATCAAGCCGCTGCTTACCCCTTCCAGTTGAAGTCGGTCACAATTCTGCTGGGCAATCCAGCCTTTGGCGATGCCGCCAAGATCGAGGGAAACGCCCGGCGTTAAACGAACCTGCGAGTTTTTTTCCTCCAGTTCCAGATAGACGGACAACGGGCAGTCGGCAGTCGGCGCTACGGCAACGCGTGCGCTGCGAAACGTCCCCCAGTCCGGCGGCGCGTTCAAATGCTCAAAACTTCGATCATAACCAATTTGCTGCATCATCTCGCCCAGAAACGGATGAAACAAGCCGTCCGTTTCCTCATACGCATCGATGGCAGCCTGCAACAATTGAAATGTCAATTCAGAAACCGTAAGCCACTGGCCACTGTGCCGGTTAATGCGCGAAATTTCACTCTCTGCTTCAAAACGGCTGAACCTATGCTGCGCCTCTTGAATGGATATTTGAACAGCCGCTGCTTTTGTCTGCGTCAGACCGGCCAGCAGAAAATCGGTGTTCATGGCATGAAAGGTATTCATCCTTCTTCCCTCCGCTTATGACGCTCTTGTCTTGGTGGTCTTAGATTTTGCAGTGACCGCAGGCGCTGTCG
The Azotosporobacter soli DNA segment above includes these coding regions:
- a CDS encoding FAD:protein FMN transferase — protein: MNTFHAMNTDFLLAGLTQTKAAAVQISIQEAQHRFSRFEAESEISRINRHSGQWLTVSELTFQLLQAAIDAYEETDGLFHPFLGEMMQQIGYDRSFEHLNAPPDWGTFRSARVAVAPTADCPLSVYLELEEKNSQVRLTPGVSLDLGGIAKGWIAQQNCDRLQLEGVSSGLIDAGGDVVLWGRHPQHTLWGVGVASPGSSGSDIAALWCEGTTAIATSSIVKRRWRTRTNKDQHHIIDPRSQGPADSDLLQVTVLARDLISAEQYAKCLLILGSQTGFAWLQRKKPTLAFIAVRSDGRVISSDNLHWYCSEWEVQSNANVI
- a CDS encoding carboxymuconolactone decarboxylase family protein, which gives rise to MKDKESSSDLLRYYREELKWNPPFAEAMGKYTPKALEGYLGMRQAVNEGALPRKTVELLFTILDSLDDETAGAKAHAIAAIDAGLTVQELVEAFNIVTIVKGINVMCKSGVAAIEAAEEHSRKNTEAESV
- a CDS encoding PhzF family phenazine biosynthesis protein gives rise to the protein MRYYIVDAFSDKVFEGNPAAVCVMEEWLPDGVMQKIAMENNLSETAFAVKEGSRYHLRWFTPSEEIDLCGHATLATAYIITNFVEPDATSVQFDTLSGVLSVRKEADLYELDFPSYELKPVAVTDAMAEALHFRPLEAYVGRDLLCVMENERQVMDANPDSNKLLELEGLLVHMTAKGTEFDCVSRSFAPKLGVKEDPVCGSGHCHIIPFWSKRLNKRKLVARQASARGGTLYCEDKGDRVALRGHAVLYAMGEMKI
- a CDS encoding ferric reductase-like transmembrane domain-containing protein, translated to MLTLSDVAAAFSTWHIARAAGLTAYLLLFTVTASGLLQSLRLIDAKHRPRLARLHQKSLYSLLLFTLLHALILLFDKHVSFSLADVLIPYWSDAYSWPLALGILAFYALLTIAITTVPAIIKLSGAKLWRYAHYLAFPAYWLALYHGFTLGSDSGNKFVLALYAVTGGLTACLTLLRIGYSLKKRGYYDADTARGR
- a CDS encoding DUF3100 domain-containing protein produces the protein MDFFRKIKLHLFVLLIVVAAEKIGMIKYGLLILLPLLHAMVLGGVVSYPRLNLLTRSQMERAAAILPMAMMLLLVKIGLDIGPNISMLLHSKGALLLQEIGHFLGTVLLGLPIAVLLNMGREAVGATYSIAREPNIAIIAEKYGLDSPEGRGVMAMYVCGTLFGAVWMAVLAGAVAKLDLFHPYALAMGAGIGSGSMMAASVGSIIAIYPEQEQQIRAYAGAANLMSTILGIYVSLFLSLPIANRLYVLLNKLAGRKAAGREVA
- a CDS encoding sensor histidine kinase — translated: MFSRIRNQLTLLYTLLTACSLLGFALLFYFGLSSLLLREEEQATIELAKRQLLVYHELLEKAEHSRSEAKGKRSPLVTVSGDNFYYLLTKDGQLLGGNEPVPSLRADILARAASQLPGRAESVKFSLEDGRELSLMLASVPVNSEERVSGQLIMAKDLSAYAHFQRLLLQSLSAASLVFLLVAALAGHVAAGRALIPIRKSFAAQRQFVADASHELRTPLSVIQASLDVLEQEEGSRISGLSQQILADAKDEVRRMSRLVGDLLTLARADSGALEILRTEFALRPVAEHVIRSLQHIARPKDIALVLDAPSEMLIHADRDRLSQLFFLLLDNGIKYTPPGGCVTLSIAAAADKKTPGISIVVRDTGSGIAAADLPLIFERFYRADKTRSRVDGGFGLGLPIARWIVEAHGGEIEVASRPDGGTAFNIFLPL
- a CDS encoding response regulator transcription factor, which encodes MQILLVEDDQRLGKLVKHMLEHEGYRVKWAIRGDEALALASDFVYDVIILDWMIPVLEGAALCRQLREQRYQKPILMLTAKDAVADRVSGLDAGADDYLVKPFEFSELFARIRALTRRGETPLQEEIVSRGPLTLNRSARTVECNGRQVQLTAREFQLLDFLVQNSGQVLPREVILDRIWGLGSEVSDNNLDAYIRLLRKKIDEPGGATLIQTVRGIGYKVEI